CTACGTCAACGGTCGCGACGATCGCGTCCGCGAGGTCGAGGACCACGTACGCATCACCGCGGACTCCGCCCCCGACTACGTCGCCCGGCCCGAGATGAATCTCGCCCGGGTCACCGAGGCCATCACCGCCGCCGCCCGGCGTGACGACGTGGCCCTGGTGATCGCGAACCTCGCCAACATCGACGTCGTCGGCCATACCGGCGACCACGCCGCCACCGTCAAGGCCGCCGAGCACACCGACCGCGAGGTCGAGAGGATCCTGACGGCCGCCGCGGCAACAGGCCGCTGGGTCCTTCTCGTCGGCGACCACGGCAACGCCGAGCGCATGGTCAAGCCGGGCCCCGACGGCGCCCCGCTCCCGTACGGCGGTCACACGACCAACCGCGTACCGGCCGTCGTCGTACCGGCCCCCGGTCAGTCCCTCGGAGACCACCTCGCCGAGGGCGGCAGCCTCGCCGACATCGCGCCCACCGTCCTCCACCTGCTGGGCCGCCCGAGCGGCCCGGCCATGACCGGCCGGAGTCTGCTGTGACCGCACCCCCCGCCGACACCCGCCCCACTCCCGGCGGAGCCGCCTTCGCCCCCGCCTTCCGCGACGACGCGGACGTACGCGCCGTCGATGCCGGCAGCCCCGCCCTCGATGCGTACGTCGCGAGCGGCGCCGACGGCGGGGTGCACGTCCTGACCGTGCGCAACGGCACCGACCAGGATCAGGAGCTCTTCCCCGAGGCACTGCTGCCGGACGGCGACGACCCGCTGTTCTTCCTCGGCGGAGCCTCCACCACCGAGGAGCGCGACGGCCGGCTCGTCGCCCGCCTCGCCCCGCACGGCCACGTCCACCTCGGACGGATCACCCGCTGATCGGGCCGACGGTCCTGATCGGCCTGGTCCACGTGTCCCTCGCCCGGCGCGGGCCACCTCGCGGGGGTGCCGTCGCGCCCCGTCACGGCAGCAGCATCCGGGCGATCGCCTTCGCGGCCTCCCGCGCCGGGCGGCCGACTCCGATGAGGGTCGCGGAGGCGGGGCCGGTCCAGTCTCCGTAGCCGAGGAGGTGGAGGCGCGGCTCGCCCTCGGCCTCGGTGCCCCGGGTGGGGACGGGGCCGTCGGGGCCGTCGGGGCCGCCCAGGCCCAAGGGTTCGAGGTGGGCCAGAGCGGGGCGGAAGCCGGTGCACCAGATGATCGCGTCGGCCTCGGCGGTCATGCCGTCGGCCCAGGCGACTCCGGTGGGCGTGACGCGCTGGAACATCGGCGCGGCCTTCAGCAGTCCCGCATCCCGGGCCTCGCGCACGGGCGGTACGGCGACGATGTCTCCGAGCGCGGAGACGCCGCCGGTGTCGGGGAGACCGGCCTCGAGAGCACGGCGGCGGGCGGTGGCGGCGTCGAAGAGGACGCGGCCGTCGACGTCGTCGGGGAGGTAGCGGGGTTCGCGCAGGGTGACCCACGTCAGGTGGGTGCCGGGTGCGAGGTCGGCGGCTATCTGGGCGGCCGAGTTGCGGCCGCCGACGACGATGACGCGCTGCCCCGTGAATTCCTCCGGGCTGCGGTAGTCCACCGTGTGGATCTGCCGGCCGGAGAAGGCCTCGCGGCCGGGCACCGCCGGCAGGAAGGGGCGGGACCAGGTTCCGGTGGCGCTGATGACCGCCCTGGCCCGCCATGAGCCGGAGTCCGTCTCCACACGCAGGAGTTCGCCGTCGCGGTGCACTCCGGTGACGCGTACGGGGCGGTGGATGGGGAGTTCGTAGCGCTGCTCGTAGTCGGTGAGGTACTCGACCACGTGGGCCGCCTCCGGGTAGGTCTCGCCGGGCTGGGGCGGCATGAGACGGCCGGGGAGGGAGGAGTAGGCCGCCGGGGAGAAGAGACGCAGGGAATCCCAGGCGCTCCGCCAGGCTCCGCCGGGCGCCGGTTCGGCGTCGAGGACGACGAAGCTGAGCCCTGCCCGGCGCAGGTGGTAGCCGGCGGCCAGACCGGACTGGCCGCCGCCTATCACGACGACGTCGAACTGCCTGCTCATGGTGGGGTGTTCCCTTCCTCGTACCGGCCTCCCGCCGACAGACGACGGGGGTCAGGGGTGGCGCCGCGGCAGCCTGCTCCGACAGACTGCGACGGGTCGCACGGGTCAGTTGCCGACGGTGCGGCCCGCCAGGCCCGGCGGGGCGATCTCCAGGGTCACGGTCGCGGGGCCGCAGCAGCCACTACCACCACTACTGCTACTGCTTTCCTCGACGGGCTCGTCGAAGAGTCCCGAGCCTCCGCACACGCCCGTCTCGGGAAGGGTGAGCTCGACGCGCTCGGCGGCTTCGTGGTCGCCCGCGAGTGCGGCGGCGATGGAGCGGACCTGCTCGTACCCGGTCATCGCGAGGAAGGTGGGGGCGCGGCCGTAGGACTTCATTCCGACGAGGTACACGTCCTTCTCGCCGTGCTTCAACTCCTTGGCCCCGTGCGGGTAGACCGTGCCGCACGAGTGGGCGTTCGGGTCGATCAGCGGGGCGAGGCCCACGGGCGCCTGGAGGCGCTCGTCGAGGTCGAGGCGGAGTTCACCGAGGAAGGAGAGGTCGGGGCGCAGGCCCGTGAGCGCGATGACCTCGTCCACGGGTTCGGTCCGGGTTCCGTCCTCCGAGACCAGCGTCAGGGTGCCGTCGGCGTCGGCCTGCACTTCAGCGGTACGGAAGCCCGTGACGGCATCGGCGTGTCCGGCTTCGACGGCCGCCCTGGCCGCGCCGCCGAGGGCTCCGCGGGCCGGAAGCTGGTCGGCGCTGCCGCCTCCGAACGTCGTGGAGGTGACGCCGCGGCGCACGACCCACAGCGCGTGCGTACCGGGCTCGCTCCCGGCAAGGTCTGCGAGTGCCACGAGCGCCGTGAACGCCGAGGCCCCGCTGCCGACGACGGCGGTACGCCGGCCCGCGTAGCGGCTGCGGACCGCGGGGTCGCGGAAGTCGGGCACCCGGTAGACGATGCGCGACGCGTGGGCGCGCTCGCCGAGGGCCGGCAGTCCGTTGCCCCCGACGGGGCCGGTCCGGGACCAGGTCCCGGAGGCATCGATGACGGCACGGGCGAGCAGCCGGAGCTCCGTTCCGTCACCGGTCACGGCGTGAACGGCGAAGGGCTGCTCGTTCCGGTCGGCGTCGACCACGCGGTCGCGGCCGACTCGGGAGACGCCGGTGACGGTGGTGCTCAGGCGGACACGGCTGCCGAGGGCGGATGCGAGGGGCGCCAGGTACGACTCCGCCCAGTCCCCACCGGTCGGGTAGCCCTCCCGGTCGGGCGGGGTCCACCCCGTTGCCGCGAGCAGCTTCTCGGCGGCGGGGTCGATGACCTCGCCCCAGGTGGAGAACAGCTTCACGTGCGCCCATTCACGGACGGCCGCACCGGCCACGGACCCGGCCTCCAGAACCAGCGGTTCGAGGCCCCGGCCGACGAGGTGCGCAGCGGCGGCAAGACCCACGGGGCCGCCGCCGATGACGACGACGGGGAGTGAA
This genomic interval from Streptomyces sp. NBC_00193 contains the following:
- a CDS encoding FAD-dependent oxidoreductase, giving the protein MADIDAASLPVVVIGGGPVGLAAAAHLVGRGLEPLVLEAGSVAGAAVREWAHVKLFSTWGEVIDPAAEKLLAATGWTPPDREGYPTGGDWAESYLAPLASALGSRVRLSTTVTGVSRVGRDRVVDADRNEQPFAVHAVTGDGTELRLLARAVIDASGTWSRTGPVGGNGLPALGERAHASRIVYRVPDFRDPAVRSRYAGRRTAVVGSGASAFTALVALADLAGSEPGTHALWVVRRGVTSTTFGGGSADQLPARGALGGAARAAVEAGHADAVTGFRTAEVQADADGTLTLVSEDGTRTEPVDEVIALTGLRPDLSFLGELRLDLDERLQAPVGLAPLIDPNAHSCGTVYPHGAKELKHGEKDVYLVGMKSYGRAPTFLAMTGYEQVRSIAAALAGDHEAAERVELTLPETGVCGGSGLFDEPVEESSSSSGGSGCCGPATVTLEIAPPGLAGRTVGN
- a CDS encoding ArsO family NAD(P)H-dependent flavin-containing monooxygenase — encoded protein: MSRQFDVVVIGGGQSGLAAGYHLRRAGLSFVVLDAEPAPGGAWRSAWDSLRLFSPAAYSSLPGRLMPPQPGETYPEAAHVVEYLTDYEQRYELPIHRPVRVTGVHRDGELLRVETDSGSWRARAVISATGTWSRPFLPAVPGREAFSGRQIHTVDYRSPEEFTGQRVIVVGGRNSAAQIAADLAPGTHLTWVTLREPRYLPDDVDGRVLFDAATARRRALEAGLPDTGGVSALGDIVAVPPVREARDAGLLKAAPMFQRVTPTGVAWADGMTAEADAIIWCTGFRPALAHLEPLGLGGPDGPDGPVPTRGTEAEGEPRLHLLGYGDWTGPASATLIGVGRPAREAAKAIARMLLP